Genomic DNA from Nanoarchaeota archaeon:
TTTCTTGTAATTCAAATAAAATCTATCCGGTTGTAGGAGAAGATCTAAAATGTTGTGCTTATGTAGAAGATTTATATAAAAAAGATTTTAAGGAAAATATTCCAACTTACATTTATTTTGGAGATCATAATTTCGATGAAAACTATACCGAATCATTCAAACCTCTTGCACTCGGTGCAACCATAAGACGTATTTCGGAAAATAATCAGCTAGATTGTGCAAATATCAGAATAAGAAACTATGGTAGAAATACATATACGTTTGGATTGATATATCATAATGCAGAATATGATGAAAAGCGAACAATATTTACTAATGAAGTAACCTTTTTCGCATATGATATTTCTGAATATGACAACAAATTAAATCAAAAACTATCATTGTATTTCATTCTATTCTCGTTAGGTATTTTTTCAATGTTTTCTTTTGTGAAGACTTTACTAGACATTATTAGAGATAGATAATTGGGGTCGAAGAGATAATTATATCCCAAACTGGTTCTTTACCTGCTCTTCAAGTATTTCGTCAAGCGCGCCTTTTTTCTTTTTACCTTTATCCGCATACGCGCCTACAGAGCCTGTTTTTTCCTTGTATGCGCCGATTCCGCGCGGAATTCCGGAATATGCATCGATTCCCGTTGTATCAAGCCCGCCGTATATTTTCAGGCCGCTGTCTTTTGAAAACGCATAAGGATCGAAAGCCACTGATTTTTTTACTGTTTCGGGGTCGAACAGTTCGGGGTTCCATTTCGGGGCCGGTATGATTTCAAGGAATGATTCCAAAAGCGCAAGAACGCCGTTTGTCCTGAAAATCCATTCAACATTTCCGCCAAACGCAATCGAGCGTATTTTGCAGTCAAAGCTTGAAAAAATTATGTTTTTCCCAAAAACAGTCCCGTTCATTGCAACCTGCATACCGTCAACAGGAATTTCCCATATTTTGTATCCGTCCATTGTCAGGGCGTAAATCTTCTCTGCTCCGAAAAAAATCCTGTTGTCATGGATTACCGGCGGGCAATACATATCAGCCACAGCCATAAATTTCCAGATACATGCGCCTGTTTTTGCGTCAAGGCAATAGGCATATCTATCCCTTCCGCAGAAATAAATCCTGCCGTCTTTTGCAAGTGCTGTGTTATAAACCTGTTCGGCAGTCTTGAATCCCCATCTTAAATTTCCGTTAAAATCAAGAGCATAAAGCGTTTCGTCTACTGAGCCAAAATAAATCCCATTTTCATCCGAAGCTGCCTGCCCCATTAATATTGCATCGTTTGTTCTAAACTTCCAGACCAAATTGCCCTGAAGATCAAGGCAGTAAAAATAGTTGTCCATAGAGCCAAAGTAAATTCGGTTTCCCACTATTAGCGGGTCAGAGACTATTTCATCTCCTATTCCAAAGCGCCAAAGTTCCTGGTGTGTTTTTGTGTCAACTGCGTATAAATTATGATCAGAAGAGCCGAAGCAGATTACGCCATCAAGAATTTGCGGCGACGAAGCAATAAGGCCGTTTGCCTTAAACTTCCATAAATGCTTTCCTTCAAAAGAAAGGGCATATAGATAGTTGTCGTAGGATCCGAAATAAACCGCGCTTCTGTCGGAAATTGCAGTAGAGCTTATCGGACCGTTTGTTTTATAGGACCATATTTTCGTTCCGGTTTCTGCATCAATTGCATAAAAATAAGTATCCATTGCGCCTATGTAGGCGATATTGCCGATTACTAAGGGCTTTGATGCGACGCCCCCATTTTCGGAGAATTTCGACAAATCCAGCGGACGTGATAGTGCCATAATATTAGTGAGTTTCTTTATACTTATATTTCTTTGTTCTGATGCCCTTTATGAATTTTCCGCAAAATCGCCGCCGCAAACGAACTGGTGACAAGAATCAGAAACACTTCAACTGCGGCTATTGCAAAAAAATCCGGCAATTTTATCGGAAATGATGTGAATATGCCGATAAAGGTATTTGGGCTTAAATAGTAGCCCGCAATATAAATTACCACTCCGGTTAATGTTGTCTGAACTGCTTTGTCAAATTCTTTTAGCCCATCATAAAAATGGTTTAATAACCCTGCATCTCTATAACCCCACAATAACGTGACGTATCCGCTCGCAATTATGAATAAAAATGGGTAAACTGTAGTGATTGTAATTGTTTCACTCATGCCTTAACACCAATAAAATACAAAACTACGCCGACAAGTGTTAGAAGAAAGCCGAAATTTGCAACATCAATGCCATAATGCGCTCCATCAACAATCATTAATAGAATGCCGACAAATATCAATATTAGCGGGTTTTTAAACAATGTTTCTGAACTCATAATTTTAGTGTATTTTTTGTGTTTATATACTTAATTACTTGACTTTGCCGATATGTTTTGAAGGGGTTATTCGTTTCGCAGGCACCCCGCCAACAAAATCCCCTGTCTTGACGTCCGTATTCACAAGGCTCATTGCGGAAACTGCCGCGCCGTCGCCGATTCGGACTCCTGCAAGGACTGTGGAATTTGCGCCAATAAGCACATTGCTTCCGATTTTTACAGGGCCTCTTTTCAGCCCATTTACAAGAAACTCGTGCGCAAGAATTGTCGCGCGATACCCTATTATCGCATTGCCGCCGATTTCTATATCTTCGGGAAAGAATATGTCAAACTGCACGCCGAGGGCAATTGACGTGTCGCGCCCGATTTTCATCCCGGTTAAGCGGAGAAGCGCGCGCTTGGCAGCCATTGACGGTACGTATTTGCAGAATTCTATGATTATAAAATTGCGCGCCACAATAAGCGGACTCTTAAATGAAGTCCAGTATTGAAGCGAATTCTTCTCAGTCGGAAAAAATGTCAGGCGGCGCATAAGTTATCAAATCCTTTAACCCCCTAACTCTTAACTTTTGATTTTATATTCTGCATTTCGTGCACTTCCTTATCATCGCGGTTTATTGCTTTTGATATGTCTATTGCTCCCGCGGCTTCAGGCATTATTACGTGGTCAGCGCCTACTTTTTTCAAGGTATTTATCAGCTCCTCTTTTTCAGTTCTTGCATAAACCTTTATGTCCGGGTTAAATTGCTTGGCTATCAAAGTTGCAAGAATGTTTTTCTCGGTTTCTAACATAACTGCTATCAGCGCTTTTGCACGCATAAGCCCGCAGTTCATAAGTACTTCTTCTTCAAAAGGATCACCTTTTACGACAAGAAATCCCTTTTTCTTGGCATTTTCCACATCCTGCTCATGGGCATCCACGAGAATAAACGGCTTTTTTTCAAGCGCAAGAAGTTTTGCAGTATGGATTCCCACCCTTCCAGCGCCGCATATTATGTAATGATTTCGCATCTTAGTTATATCCGACATTTCTTTCATCCCCAAAAAATATTCCTTGAATTTTCCTTCGACCACTAAATCAAACGTTGTCCAGAGAACAAACCAAATTATAAACAGCCCAACTACGGCCAGCATAAATTGGAGCATTTTTCCGCTAAAACTTTCCAATTTTTCATTTTGAAATGCCAGAGTCTCCATAGTATTTACAAGACCGTCAGAAAAATTAACTCCTAAAACAAGCATATATCCTATTGACCCCGTAATGAGCACCGAAAGAATCAAAATCACAAATATTTTCAGCCTGTTCGGGATCTCATTTATGTGTTTTAGATTTAATTTATGGCCGCTCATATAGTAGTTTTAGTCGATGTTTTATAAATAGCTATTGTCGGGCTTTAATTTGAAGAAATTTCTACAGTTTGCCACGGGGTTCATACATATTCAAACATATTTTAATTCCTGCTGTGTTTCGGATGCTCATGCCCCAGTTTTATCCGATTTTTCAAGTTTTCAATATGCGCAACTTTTTCCTTTATGAATTTGTCAAAGTTCAGGCCATATTTTTCAATCAATGTTGCAGTATGCTGCCCTCCGAGGAAATGCGGCAGTATTACGTATGTCGTGCCTTTCTTATATAACTCAATCGCTTTGTCAATGTCGTGGGATACCACAATTATAATTGATTTTTTGTTATGGGCTCTTATTTTGTTTATCAAAAACATATTTGTATCAAAGTCAGGTATTGTTGATATCATCATTTTAACATGTAAAAAATCAAATTCATTCAAAAATTCCGAATCGTCGGCATCGCCATATCGGCAGTCAATTCCTTCTTTTATTAACTTGGCAATAACTTCCGGATCATGGTCAATAACTAAAAATCTATTTTTTGTTTTTTTAAGATAATTAAGTAAATCATATCCTACACGGTTATATCCGAAAATAATGATGTCGTATTTTTTAAAATCGGAATATTTGGGTTCATCTACTTTTTTGCCTTTTCTTTCAAATATGCTCAAATATTTTGAAATATGCGGGTATATCTTATTTGCATAAAGCATCATATACGTGGAACCCGCAATCGTTATTAGGCCTATGGCGGTCACAATAGCCAGAATTTCATTTGATAGGTGCCCTTGTCTGACACCCAAAGCAATAAGTATTATGGAAAATTCGCTTATTTGTGCCACAGTTAATCCCGCTAAGAAACTATTTCTTTTGGTATATCCGAGTACACCCATTAAAATCATGACGATTAGAGGATTTCCGATAAGGATGAATGCGGAAAGCAAAATTATTGGAAACTTATATTGAAGCAAATCCATGAAAACCATTTGTGACCCTAGCAGAATGAAGAATAAAACTATAAAAAAGTCTCTAAATGGCTTCATCTTTGAGCTGATCTCATAACGATATGGGGATAAA
This window encodes:
- a CDS encoding PQQ-binding-like beta-propeller repeat protein; its protein translation is MALSRPLDLSKFSENGGVASKPLVIGNIAYIGAMDTYFYAIDAETGTKIWSYKTNGPISSTAISDRSAVYFGSYDNYLYALSFEGKHLWKFKANGLIASSPQILDGVICFGSSDHNLYAVDTKTHQELWRFGIGDEIVSDPLIVGNRIYFGSMDNYFYCLDLQGNLVWKFRTNDAILMGQAASDENGIYFGSVDETLYALDFNGNLRWGFKTAEQVYNTALAKDGRIYFCGRDRYAYCLDAKTGACIWKFMAVADMYCPPVIHDNRIFFGAEKIYALTMDGYKIWEIPVDGMQVAMNGTVFGKNIIFSSFDCKIRSIAFGGNVEWIFRTNGVLALLESFLEIIPAPKWNPELFDPETVKKSVAFDPYAFSKDSGLKIYGGLDTTGIDAYSGIPRGIGAYKEKTGSVGAYADKGKKKKGALDEILEEQVKNQFGI
- a CDS encoding acyltransferase; the protein is MRRLTFFPTEKNSLQYWTSFKSPLIVARNFIIIEFCKYVPSMAAKRALLRLTGMKIGRDTSIALGVQFDIFFPEDIEIGGNAIIGYRATILAHEFLVNGLKRGPVKIGSNVLIGANSTVLAGVRIGDGAAVSAMSLVNTDVKTGDFVGGVPAKRITPSKHIGKVK
- a CDS encoding NAD-binding protein; this translates as MSGHKLNLKHINEIPNRLKIFVILILSVLITGSIGYMLVLGVNFSDGLVNTMETLAFQNEKLESFSGKMLQFMLAVVGLFIIWFVLWTTFDLVVEGKFKEYFLGMKEMSDITKMRNHYIICGAGRVGIHTAKLLALEKKPFILVDAHEQDVENAKKKGFLVVKGDPFEEEVLMNCGLMRAKALIAVMLETEKNILATLIAKQFNPDIKVYARTEKEELINTLKKVGADHVIMPEAAGAIDISKAINRDDKEVHEMQNIKSKVKS
- a CDS encoding cation:proton antiporter → MELFIEFGIIMSLAVLISWVMSLLKQPLIIGYIISGIIVGPYVLNIMSSSETILIFSNIGIALLLFIVGLGLSPKVVKEVGAVSLITGVGQVIFTSLIGFLISVLLSFSIIESIYIAIALTFSSTIIIMKILSDKGDMNTLYGRISIGFLIVQDLIAIVILMIVSTMAIKFDIAAFIFEIIFKGLGMMAVLFLIGVRVLPSILKTIAKSQELLLLFSMGWCLALASIFKYLNFSMEIGALLAGVILSLSPYRYEISSKMKPFRDFFIVLFFILLGSQMVFMDLLQYKFPIILLSAFILIGNPLIVMILMGVLGYTKRNSFLAGLTVAQISEFSIILIALGVRQGHLSNEILAIVTAIGLITIAGSTYMMLYANKIYPHISKYLSIFERKGKKVDEPKYSDFKKYDIIIFGYNRVGYDLLNYLKKTKNRFLVIDHDPEVIAKLIKEGIDCRYGDADDSEFLNEFDFLHVKMMISTIPDFDTNMFLINKIRAHNKKSIIIVVSHDIDKAIELYKKGTTYVILPHFLGGQHTATLIEKYGLNFDKFIKEKVAHIENLKNRIKLGHEHPKHSRN